From a single Fulvivirga ulvae genomic region:
- a CDS encoding homoserine dehydrogenase → MSKYKIGLFGFGCVGQGLYKTLSENNADAEIVKVCVKNKEKERSIEAEKITYDAAEVLGNKDINIIVELIDDPKAALEIVRAALKKGKAVVSANKKMVAENLDELIALQEEYKTPLLYEGAVCGSIPIIRNLEDYYASERIEEIKGIFNGSSNYILTKLFQEGKSYEEALGEAQANGFAETDPTLDVGGFDPKFKLSIILQHAFGIRQHPENIFNWGIQSITEKDIAFAKERNLKIKLLAKGHFDGKVLSTLVAPHFIDEQNPLYHVENEFNCVLINGKYASDQTLIGKGAGSLPTGLAVLSDVIALTQGYTYRYKSADFTSGSSLSVEVYLSFNNIEDIDKNVFTSISESYVGSDYGYIIGKIDLKALQELLANANGVNAVFTSGKQAEIEIPNLTYSYAS, encoded by the coding sequence ATGAGTAAATATAAAATAGGTCTTTTTGGTTTCGGATGTGTAGGACAGGGATTATATAAAACTCTATCGGAAAATAATGCCGATGCCGAAATAGTTAAAGTATGTGTTAAAAACAAGGAAAAGGAAAGAAGCATAGAAGCTGAGAAAATTACTTATGATGCTGCTGAAGTACTGGGTAATAAAGATATAAATATAATTGTAGAGCTCATTGACGACCCCAAAGCAGCACTTGAAATTGTAAGGGCTGCTTTAAAAAAAGGCAAAGCTGTGGTTTCGGCTAATAAAAAGATGGTTGCTGAAAACCTTGATGAGCTCATTGCACTACAGGAGGAATATAAAACACCTCTACTCTATGAAGGTGCTGTTTGCGGTAGTATACCCATAATTCGTAATCTGGAAGACTATTATGCCTCTGAACGTATCGAAGAGATCAAAGGTATTTTCAACGGATCTTCTAACTATATACTCACCAAACTTTTTCAGGAAGGAAAATCATACGAAGAAGCACTTGGCGAAGCTCAGGCAAACGGTTTTGCAGAAACTGACCCAACACTGGATGTTGGTGGTTTCGACCCTAAATTCAAATTGAGCATCATACTTCAGCATGCATTCGGTATACGACAACATCCCGAAAATATATTCAACTGGGGAATACAAAGCATTACAGAAAAGGATATTGCTTTTGCAAAGGAGCGGAACCTAAAAATAAAGCTCCTGGCGAAAGGCCATTTTGACGGTAAAGTACTCTCAACCCTGGTTGCGCCACATTTTATTGATGAGCAAAATCCTTTGTACCATGTGGAAAACGAGTTTAACTGTGTATTGATCAACGGGAAATATGCCAGTGATCAGACATTGATCGGAAAAGGTGCCGGCAGTTTGCCAACAGGCCTGGCAGTACTATCCGATGTAATAGCACTCACTCAGGGGTACACCTACCGATACAAGTCAGCCGACTTCACCTCCGGTAGCTCTCTATCCGTAGAAGTATATTTAAGCTTTAACAATATTGAGGATATTGATAAAAATGTGTTTACCAGCATTTCGGAAAGCTATGTTGGATCGGATTACGGATATATCATTGGCAAAATAGACCTTAAGGCCTTGCAAGAGCTTTTGGCAAACGCCAATGGAGTTAATGCGGTTTTCACCTCCGGCAAACAGGCAGAGATTGAAATACCCAACCTGACCTATTCGTATGCCAGCTAG
- a CDS encoding formimidoylglutamase: protein MDLKIFFSPLDEEHFSHIRHSNSFYKNIKVNSERMPDYRDADIAIIGINEERGTVVNKGTASAALEIRKKLYNLKKGYGAYKIIDMGTLRNGVDLDETYGRIKEVCQILIENNVLPLIVGGSHDLDYGQFQAYEGMDKLISLLNVDAFLDMEEGVSQPPHLQHIHKILLHEPNYLFNYSHLAYQSYLIDQNAINILEKLYFEAYRIGHLRSNIKEMEPIIRNADMLSFDITSIKSSDAPGTANAQPFGLTGEEACQICWYAGLNEKLSSAGFYEYNPEHDDDLKKTASVVATMIWYFIEGYYHRKNDQNFKNNDYLKFVVSMPSEPETLSFYKSKLSEKWWMEVPYPHGKEKYARNCIIPCSYSDYQAATKGELPERYINTHAKLI from the coding sequence ATGGACCTTAAAATATTTTTCTCCCCGCTGGACGAAGAGCATTTTTCACATATCAGACATTCTAACAGTTTCTATAAAAACATCAAAGTCAATTCGGAACGTATGCCTGATTACCGGGACGCAGACATAGCTATCATTGGAATAAATGAAGAGCGGGGTACTGTAGTAAACAAAGGCACTGCATCTGCAGCCCTGGAAATAAGAAAAAAACTTTATAATCTCAAAAAGGGATATGGTGCATATAAAATTATCGATATGGGCACGCTCCGCAACGGAGTTGATCTTGACGAAACCTATGGACGTATTAAAGAAGTCTGCCAGATTTTAATAGAAAACAACGTGCTGCCCCTGATCGTCGGGGGCTCGCATGACCTGGACTATGGTCAGTTTCAGGCTTATGAGGGTATGGACAAATTAATTAGTCTGCTTAATGTAGATGCATTCCTTGACATGGAGGAAGGAGTAAGCCAACCTCCTCATTTGCAGCATATTCATAAAATACTATTGCACGAACCTAACTACCTTTTTAACTATAGCCACCTGGCCTATCAAAGCTATCTAATTGACCAGAACGCAATTAATATCCTGGAAAAGCTTTATTTTGAAGCTTACCGTATTGGGCATCTGAGGTCGAACATCAAAGAGATGGAACCCATCATACGGAATGCCGATATGCTGTCTTTTGATATAACCTCTATCAAGTCAAGTGATGCACCGGGTACTGCCAATGCTCAGCCATTTGGCCTTACTGGCGAAGAGGCTTGTCAGATCTGCTGGTATGCCGGCCTGAATGAAAAACTAAGCTCTGCCGGTTTTTATGAGTACAACCCTGAACATGACGATGACCTGAAAAAAACAGCCTCTGTAGTAGCAACTATGATCTGGTACTTCATAGAAGGGTACTACCATCGTAAAAATGATCAAAATTTCAAGAATAATGACTATCTCAAATTTGTAGTTTCGATGCCCTCAGAGCCGGAAACCCTAAGCTTTTATAAAAGTAAACTAAGTGAAAAATGGTGGATGGAGGTACCCTACCCTCATGGAAAGGAGAAGTATGCCCGTAACTGTATTATTCCATGTTCGTATTCGGATTATCAGGCAGCCACCAAAGGAGAGCTGCCAGAAAGATATATCAATACACACGCTAAACTTATTTAA
- the nqrF gene encoding NADH:ubiquinone reductase (Na(+)-transporting) subunit F, with translation MSTVILTSIVAFTIIILILVFILLFAQSKLVQSGPVKITINGDSDNPIVTTAGSTLLSTLSAQKIFLPSACGGGGTCAMCKCVVEDGGGDVLPTEVGHLSRSEQKENVRLSCQVKVKQDMQIRIPEEIFGIKKWDCEVVSNYNVSTFIKEFVMKLPEGETLEFEAGGYVQIDVPVIEVKFSDMDITPKPELGHPEDVFKKDWDNFKMWDLVMKNDEEIFRAYSMANHPAEGNIVMLNIRIATPPWDRDAGKFMDVNPGICSSYVFSRKPGDKVTISGPYGEFAINYTDREMIYIGGGAGMAPLRAQIFHLFHTMKTDRKVSYWYGGRSKKELFYTNHFRKIEDEFPNFQFNIALSEPLDTDNWKVKKSLDDREADGYLGFIHQALYDNYLKEHPEPEEVEYYLCGPPLMNAAVLKMLDEMGIPPENIRFDDFGG, from the coding sequence ATGAGTACAGTTATTCTAACATCTATTGTAGCATTTACAATAATCATCCTCATACTGGTTTTTATATTGCTTTTCGCACAGTCGAAACTGGTGCAGTCGGGACCTGTCAAAATCACTATTAATGGTGACTCGGATAACCCTATTGTTACCACGGCCGGTTCAACGTTGCTTTCCACCTTGTCTGCTCAGAAGATATTCTTGCCTTCTGCCTGTGGTGGTGGTGGTACTTGTGCCATGTGCAAATGTGTAGTAGAAGATGGTGGAGGGGACGTATTGCCGACAGAAGTTGGTCACCTGAGCAGAAGTGAGCAGAAGGAAAATGTGAGATTGTCTTGTCAGGTAAAAGTAAAACAAGATATGCAAATCAGGATACCGGAAGAGATTTTTGGTATCAAGAAGTGGGATTGTGAAGTAGTATCCAACTATAACGTTTCTACCTTTATTAAAGAATTCGTTATGAAACTCCCTGAAGGTGAGACTTTGGAATTTGAAGCAGGTGGATATGTACAAATCGACGTACCTGTTATTGAAGTGAAATTCTCTGACATGGACATTACTCCCAAACCTGAGCTGGGACACCCTGAAGATGTATTTAAAAAAGACTGGGACAATTTCAAGATGTGGGATCTTGTAATGAAAAATGATGAAGAGATCTTCAGAGCTTACTCCATGGCCAACCACCCTGCGGAAGGAAACATCGTAATGTTGAATATCAGGATTGCTACTCCACCATGGGATAGAGACGCTGGTAAATTTATGGATGTAAATCCTGGAATATGTTCATCTTATGTGTTCTCAAGAAAGCCGGGAGATAAAGTAACCATTTCTGGTCCTTATGGAGAGTTTGCAATCAACTACACAGATCGCGAAATGATATACATCGGTGGTGGAGCAGGTATGGCTCCTCTGAGAGCTCAGATCTTCCACCTTTTCCATACCATGAAAACCGACAGAAAAGTTTCTTACTGGTATGGTGGGCGTTCTAAAAAAGAGCTTTTCTACACCAATCACTTCAGGAAGATTGAAGATGAATTTCCAAACTTCCAGTTCAACATAGCACTTTCAGAACCACTTGATACGGATAACTGGAAAGTAAAGAAGAGCCTCGATGACAGAGAGGCTGATGGGTATCTTGGATTTATCCACCAGGCACTTTATGACAATTACCTGAAAGAGCATCCGGAGCCTGAAGAAGTAGAATATTACTTATGCGGACCTCCTTTGATGAACGCAGCAGTATTAAAGATGCTAGACGAAATGGGAATTCCCCCTGAAAACATCAGGTTTGACGATTTTGGAGGTTAA
- a CDS encoding NRAMP family divalent metal transporter — translation MTSAKSRLLSILFWSVISAAFIGPGTLTTASSAGALFGFQLIWALVFATIACIVLQEMAARITITSGQEIGQAMKQVSGSSQPFVYFVTFGVILGCAAYEAGNILGAIEGIRLIANVNKLFLTILIGLICGILLWWGTVRIIASTLGVVVAVMGVAFICVAIKADVDNAAMAKGLVPYIPNRSEWLVLGLIGTTIVPYNLFLGSGLSKGQSVGQMRFGLTISILLGGLVSVAILIAGTQVNGDLSFHNLALVMGEKLGAWAKVMLAFGLFAAGFTSSITAPLAAGVLARSIMPDNRNRVYKAAWMAVLLTGLIFGVAEIKPIPIIIAAQAMNGMILPLAVLLLIIQANHIKLMKGHINSVGLNILAFFILDFVLIIGINNIFKATYNALDIQLSNDLSHLWIMQLIASPVILYALLKVIKLRRH, via the coding sequence ATGACATCAGCGAAATCACGATTGCTTAGTATTTTATTTTGGTCTGTAATATCAGCGGCTTTTATAGGGCCGGGGACGTTAACTACAGCTTCATCCGCAGGTGCATTGTTTGGATTCCAACTGATATGGGCGCTGGTTTTTGCTACTATAGCCTGTATTGTGCTTCAGGAGATGGCGGCCAGAATTACTATTACTTCAGGCCAGGAGATAGGACAGGCCATGAAGCAGGTAAGCGGAAGTTCTCAACCATTTGTTTACTTTGTCACTTTTGGAGTTATACTGGGGTGTGCTGCATATGAGGCTGGCAATATCCTTGGTGCTATTGAGGGCATACGGCTGATCGCAAATGTAAATAAGCTATTTTTAACAATATTGATAGGCCTAATATGCGGCATCTTGCTGTGGTGGGGCACAGTGAGAATAATAGCCAGTACGTTGGGAGTGGTCGTGGCAGTCATGGGTGTAGCATTTATATGTGTAGCTATTAAAGCAGATGTCGATAATGCGGCCATGGCTAAGGGGTTGGTTCCTTATATCCCCAATCGATCCGAATGGCTTGTTTTAGGGCTAATAGGCACTACAATTGTACCTTATAATCTCTTTTTAGGCTCAGGGCTAAGCAAAGGGCAAAGTGTTGGGCAGATGCGGTTCGGACTTACCATATCAATTCTTCTCGGAGGTCTGGTATCGGTTGCGATACTTATCGCAGGTACCCAGGTCAATGGTGACCTGTCTTTTCATAACCTTGCGTTGGTAATGGGAGAGAAGCTAGGAGCCTGGGCTAAAGTAATGTTGGCTTTTGGTCTATTTGCTGCTGGCTTTACTTCTTCGATTACAGCTCCTTTGGCTGCCGGTGTATTAGCAAGAAGCATTATGCCTGATAACAGAAATAGGGTTTATAAAGCGGCATGGATGGCAGTATTATTAACAGGTTTGATCTTTGGCGTGGCAGAGATAAAGCCTATTCCTATCATTATTGCAGCCCAGGCCATGAATGGAATGATTTTGCCCTTAGCAGTATTGCTTCTGATTATTCAGGCCAACCATATAAAATTAATGAAAGGTCATATAAACAGTGTTGGATTAAATATACTGGCATTTTTTATATTAGACTTCGTGCTGATCATCGGGATAAATAATATTTTCAAAGCAACGTACAATGCCTTGGATATACAACTGTCGAATGATCTATCACATCTGTGGATCATGCAGTTGATCGCTTCACCGGTAATACTTTATGCCCTTTTAAAGGTCATTAAGCTACGACGGCACTAA
- a CDS encoding homoserine O-acetyltransferase family protein — protein MTKLTPQYQPKPDQQDNLKSLKFNQEFSLECGNTLPELEISYTTHGSLSPERDNVVWVFHALTANADPVEWWPGVVGKGCIINPDKHFIVCANILGSCYGTTGPDSIDPKTGEKYGPNFPLITVKDMVNAHRVLQEHLGISKILLGIGGSMGGQQLLEWASSDVDLFESICVIATNARHSAWGIAFNTAQRMAIEADPTYRYNYEGAGEKGLQAARAIAMLSYRNQNTYRKTQTDFEDKVDDFKASSYQYYQGQKLSDRFTVLSYWYLSKAMDSHNIGRGKKSVRHALKSIKAKTLVLGIRTDILFPYAEQKFIAKNIKDAEFGLIDSLYGHDGFLIEAKAITKQIQALLNKK, from the coding sequence TTGACAAAATTAACACCGCAGTATCAGCCGAAGCCTGATCAGCAAGATAATTTGAAATCCCTCAAATTTAATCAAGAGTTCAGTTTGGAGTGTGGCAACACACTCCCTGAACTTGAGATAAGCTATACCACCCATGGCTCATTATCCCCGGAAAGGGACAATGTTGTTTGGGTATTTCACGCGCTTACTGCCAATGCTGATCCTGTGGAATGGTGGCCTGGAGTAGTTGGAAAGGGATGTATAATCAACCCGGATAAGCATTTTATTGTATGCGCCAATATACTGGGTTCCTGCTATGGCACTACAGGCCCTGATAGTATCGACCCCAAAACTGGCGAAAAATACGGCCCTAACTTTCCTTTGATCACTGTGAAGGATATGGTAAATGCGCACAGGGTCTTGCAAGAACACCTTGGCATAAGCAAAATTCTTCTGGGAATAGGAGGTTCCATGGGAGGACAGCAGCTACTTGAGTGGGCATCCTCTGATGTGGATTTATTTGAATCCATATGTGTAATAGCAACCAATGCCCGGCACTCTGCGTGGGGTATAGCCTTCAATACTGCTCAGAGAATGGCCATTGAGGCCGATCCTACATACCGATATAACTATGAAGGTGCCGGAGAAAAAGGACTTCAGGCTGCACGAGCCATAGCCATGCTGTCATACAGAAATCAAAATACCTACAGGAAGACTCAGACAGACTTTGAGGATAAGGTTGATGATTTCAAAGCCAGTAGTTATCAGTATTACCAGGGGCAGAAGTTAAGCGATCGGTTCACTGTACTTTCCTATTGGTACCTGAGCAAAGCTATGGACAGCCATAATATAGGAAGAGGAAAAAAATCTGTGCGGCATGCACTCAAATCTATTAAGGCAAAAACATTGGTATTGGGGATAAGGACAGACATACTATTTCCATACGCCGAACAAAAATTTATCGCCAAAAATATCAAGGACGCTGAATTTGGCCTTATAGATTCTCTTTACGGACATGATGGCTTTCTTATCGAGGCAAAAGCCATTACAAAACAAATTCAAGCACTATTAAATAAAAAGTAA
- a CDS encoding O-acetylhomoserine aminocarboxypropyltransferase/cysteine synthase family protein translates to MSKSLKFETLQLHAGYEDVEASTRSRAVPLYQTTSYTFKNSEHGANLFALKEFGNIYTRIMNPTTDVFEKRIAALEGGVAALAVGSGQAAQFIALNNILTVGDNFVSSPYLYGGSYNQFKVAFKRIGIEARFAESDQVEHLEKLIDDKTKAIYLETIGNPGFNIPDFDAIATLAKKYDIPLIVDNTFGAAGYLFRPVEHGAAIVTASATKWIGGHGTSIGGVIIDSGNYNWGNGKFPQFTEPSEGYHGLNFWETFGFNNPLGLPNIAFAIRARVEGLRDFGPALSPFNSFLLLQGLETLSLRVQRTADNALELAQWLENHPQVESVNYPGLQSSSYHSLAKKYLNNGFGGVLTFVIKGGKEEATAFVDNLKLVSHLANVGDAKTLIIQPSATTHQQLSDEEQRASGVLPNLLRISLGIEHIDDIKEDLKNAFDKINTAVSAEA, encoded by the coding sequence ATGTCTAAGTCATTAAAATTTGAAACTCTACAGCTACATGCCGGATACGAAGATGTTGAGGCGTCTACACGCTCACGGGCTGTACCTTTATATCAAACTACCTCTTACACTTTTAAAAACTCCGAACATGGTGCTAACCTGTTTGCATTAAAAGAGTTTGGAAATATATATACCCGTATCATGAACCCTACTACGGATGTATTTGAGAAGCGTATTGCTGCACTTGAAGGTGGAGTTGCCGCTCTGGCAGTTGGTTCTGGGCAGGCTGCACAATTTATAGCATTAAATAATATACTTACGGTTGGTGACAATTTTGTTTCATCACCATACCTGTATGGAGGGTCCTACAACCAGTTCAAGGTGGCCTTTAAGCGAATCGGTATAGAGGCCCGTTTTGCTGAAAGTGATCAGGTGGAGCATCTTGAAAAATTGATTGATGATAAAACCAAAGCAATCTACCTGGAAACTATTGGTAATCCGGGCTTTAACATCCCTGACTTCGATGCCATTGCGACACTTGCAAAAAAATATGATATTCCTTTAATCGTTGATAACACCTTTGGCGCGGCAGGTTATTTGTTCCGACCTGTAGAGCATGGCGCCGCCATTGTAACCGCATCTGCCACTAAATGGATCGGTGGACATGGTACCTCTATCGGGGGTGTAATTATTGATAGCGGAAATTATAATTGGGGCAATGGTAAGTTCCCTCAGTTTACAGAACCCTCTGAAGGATACCATGGACTCAATTTCTGGGAGACTTTCGGTTTCAATAATCCATTGGGATTGCCAAATATTGCCTTTGCCATCAGAGCCCGGGTAGAAGGCCTGCGTGATTTTGGCCCGGCGTTAAGTCCATTTAACTCCTTCTTGCTCTTACAAGGCCTTGAAACCTTATCTCTTAGGGTGCAACGAACCGCTGACAATGCCCTTGAGCTTGCACAATGGTTGGAGAATCATCCGCAGGTCGAGTCTGTAAATTATCCTGGCTTACAAAGTAGCAGCTATCATTCCTTAGCAAAAAAATATCTGAATAATGGTTTTGGCGGAGTGCTCACCTTTGTGATTAAAGGAGGTAAAGAAGAGGCAACCGCCTTTGTCGATAACTTAAAACTGGTAAGCCATTTGGCTAATGTTGGTGACGCCAAAACGCTGATTATACAACCATCAGCTACTACTCACCAACAACTTAGTGATGAGGAACAACGTGCCTCGGGTGTATTGCCTAATCTCCTTAGAATATCACTGGGAATAGAACATATAGATGACATAAAAGAAGACTTAAAAAATGCCTTTGACAAAATTAACACCGCAGTATCAGCCGAAGCCTGA
- a CDS encoding DUF6503 family protein has translation MKNLILLAIGLFFINCTPTKEDASLIVDKTIEQAGGSNYNGVEIEFTFRGKEYGAKMTDGKYEYVRLFKDSSDLYRDVLSNDGFYREINGEKTDIPDSMAVKYSNSVNSVIYFAFLPKGLNDPAVNKTYLGFEEIKGKEYHKIKVTFDKNGGGKDFEDRFIYWINKSDHKIDYLAYQYYTDGGGFRFREAYNERIVEGIRFVDYINYKPKPDVPAELEKLGIAFTTGQLEELSRVELESVRVNKL, from the coding sequence ATGAAAAATTTGATTCTTTTGGCTATTGGCCTGTTTTTTATTAACTGCACTCCAACAAAGGAAGATGCCAGCCTTATAGTTGATAAAACGATTGAACAGGCGGGTGGCAGCAATTACAACGGGGTTGAAATAGAGTTTACCTTCAGAGGAAAAGAATATGGAGCCAAAATGACGGACGGTAAATATGAATATGTTCGCTTGTTCAAAGATTCCTCGGACTTGTACAGAGACGTACTTTCTAATGATGGGTTCTACAGGGAAATCAATGGAGAGAAAACAGATATTCCGGATTCTATGGCTGTTAAATATTCAAATTCTGTTAATTCAGTAATATATTTTGCATTTCTCCCTAAAGGGCTCAACGACCCGGCGGTGAACAAAACTTATTTGGGGTTTGAAGAGATCAAAGGGAAGGAGTACCACAAAATAAAGGTCACTTTTGATAAAAATGGCGGAGGAAAGGATTTTGAAGACCGGTTTATTTACTGGATCAATAAATCTGACCACAAAATAGACTATCTGGCATATCAATACTATACTGACGGAGGTGGTTTTCGGTTCAGAGAAGCTTATAATGAACGAATCGTGGAAGGCATTCGATTTGTAGATTACATCAACTATAAGCCAAAACCAGATGTACCTGCAGAACTGGAGAAGTTGGGCATTGCGTTTACAACCGGTCAGCTTGAAGAACTATCAAGAGTTGAATTAGAAAGTGTTAGGGTCAATAAACTTTAG